Genomic DNA from Chloroflexia bacterium SDU3-3:
CGGGGAGAGCGGCAGCGCGGGGTGATCGCCTGGCGCGCGCGCGCCGTTCAGACAGACTTTGAGCAGCGGCATCGTATCCTCCTTCAGCAAAACCACGGGCCACCCCAAGGGTTGAGATCAACCCTTGGGGTGGCCCGCACATAGCTACACCACCTGCAGCACGATCCGGCCCCGACCATGCCCGCGCTGGCTCTGCGCATGGGCTTGGGCAGCCTCGCTCAGCGGGAAGACCGCCCCAACCAGCGTGCGCAGCTCGCCGCGCTCAAGCATCTGCGACCACGTGTCGAGCTGCTCGGCAGAGGCTCGCATCGAGAAGAACGATGCCTTCACGCCAAGCGACTCGGCCTGCGCACCGTCGGGCGGGTTCACGATGCTGACAAACCGCCCGCCCCGTTTTAGCGCCGCCATGGCGCTGGCGGCCGTCGCGCCGCCGACCGCGTCAAAGAGCAGATCAACATCTTCCACAGGAACGGCGGGGGTCTGCGTGTAGTCAATCACCGTGTCGGCACCCAGCGAGCGCACAAACTCGACATTGCTGGTGGATGTGGTCGCGAGCACCTGCGCGCCGCTGGCGTGGGCAAACTGCACCCCGAACATGCCGACGCCGCCCGACCCGCCCAGGATCAGCACCCGCTGGCCCGGCTGAAGGCCGCCCTCGTCAAAAAGCGCCTGCCAGGCGGTGCTCGCCCCGATAGGGATGGTCGCCGCCTCGACAAACGTGAGCGATGGCGGCTTGGGCGCAAGGGTGGTGGCGGGGGCCACGCAGTACTCGGCGTAGGCACCGGCGTTGGCCCGGCCAAACACCTCCTGCCCGACCGAGAAGCCAGCCACGCCCGGCCCGACGCGCTCCACCACGCCCGCCAGCTCCACGCCGGGCACCCACGGGAAGCTCACCGGCATCATGCGCTGCATCGCGCCCGAGCGGATCTTCCAGTCGATCGCGTTGACGCCCACCGCATGGACGCGCACCAGCACCTCGCCCTCGCCCGGCTCCGGCTGTGGGATCTGCTTCAGCTCAAGCACGCCGACATCACCATAGCCCTCTACCACAATCGCCTTCATGTCGCCCATCTTCTTCTCCTCTCGCCAAAGATATGTTTAGCAAATACTATGCCAGCATAGTATTTAGAACAAAAAAACACCTCGTCGTCCTACTCCTCGCCCAGATTCGCCACAGACTGCTGGAGCAGGCGGAGAAAAAGCACCTTCTCCACATCGCTCATGCCGCGCACGGTGCAGGCCGCCAGATCCTGCCACACCTGCTGGGCTGGGGCGTAGAGCGCGCGGCCCTCCTCGGTGAGGAACACCTGCAAAGCGCGGCGATCCTCGGGGTCGGGACGGCGCACCACCAGGCCAGCGCGCTCCATGCGCTGCAGCGACTTGCCGATAGTGGCTAGGCCCACCCTAAAGCGCGCCGCCAGCTGGGTGGCCGTCAGGCCATCCTCCTCGTGCAGCAGAAAGAGGATATGCTCTTGCGCAGCGTAGAGGCCGATCTTCTTGAGATTTTCCTCGCAGCGCTGCCGGTGAGAATGGGCAAGCATGATGATCTGATAGCTGATCTCGTCATTCATAGGCACCACGTGCGCTCAAAAATTACTATGCTGGCATAGTATCATGCGCTAGCACTTTAGTCAATAGGGCAAATTCACTCATCTTCGCGGGCGCACCGTCACCCGCAGGCCGTCCCAGGGCATCTTGGTGGGCACCGGCACCGCGCGGAAGCTCTGCCCTGGCACCAGCGCCAGATCCAGCCGCCGCAGCAGGTGGGCCAGCACCACCCGCATCTGCAGCTGCGCGAAGGCCAGCCCCACGCACACGCGCGGCCCGCCGCCGAAGCCGATCAGGTGGAAGGGGTGGCGGCCCTCCTCGCGCGGGGGCGCGAAGCGCTCGGGGTCGAAGCGCTCGGGTTCGCGCCACAGCTCGGGCATCATGTGGGTGAACACGCTGGAGTACATCACCGTCCAGCCCTTGGGGATGCGGTAGCCGCCATAGGCGAACTCCTCCACCACGCCACGAAAACCGCCGGGCGCAGGCGGGTGCAGGCGCTCGGCCTCGCGGAGCGCGCGGTCGAGGTAGGGCAGCTGGCGCAGCTGCTCGGCGCGCAGCGGGGCCTCGCCCAGCGTGGCGGCTAGCTCGGCGCGCAGCCCGGCCAGCTCGGCGGGGTGGCGCAGCAGCTCGTAGCAGGCCCACGTCAGCAGCGAGGTGATAGTGTCGTGCCCGGCCCACAGCAGCACCAGCAGCTCATCCACCAGCTCGGCATCGCTGAAGCCCTGGCCGTCGGCGTCGCGCGCGGCGATCAGCATGGACAGCATGCTGTCGTCGGGCCTGCGCCGCCGCTCGGTGATAATACCAGCCAGGGTGCGGCGCAGATCCTGTGCGGCCCCCCAGGCGCGGCCAAACGGCAGGAAGGGCAGCCGCCACGCAGGGAAGGCGAACAACCCCCGGCTGAACACGTGGAACTCGTGGGCGAAAGCGCGGGCCTGCGGGCCATCGGGCAGGCCCAGGATGGCCCCCGCCGCCACCGCGAAGCTCAGGTGCTTGAAGCCGTCGAACAGCCGGATCTCGCCCGCCCGCAGCCACACATCGGCGTGCGCCTCCACCAGCCGCTGCATCAGGCCCAGGTAGCGCGGCACCGCCGTGGCGTGCAGCGCGGGCATGATCATGCTGCGGTGGCGGCGGTGCTGCGCGCCGTCGATCAGCGACAGGCCGTCGCCGATCAGCGCGGTGAGCGTGCGACTCCAGCCATCGCGCGAGGAGAACAGGTGGGTGTGGCTGCCCAGGATGAAGCGGTTGGCCTCCGGCCCCAGCAGCACGGCGCACGGCCTGCCCAGCAGGTGGGTGCGGAACACCGGCCCGTAGCGGGCATGGCGCTCCTGCGCGAAACCCAGCGGGTCGAGCCACCAGTGGTTCATCTCGCCCACAACGGGCATGCCATCGCTGCCCGGCGGCAGCGGCAGATCTGCGACGGCCATAGCGTTTCTCCTACCTGCGCGACACCACAATAAAAAAACGGCTGCGCGGGCGATCTGGATCGCCCGCGCAGCCGCAGCGTGGCCGCTAGACATCGTGCGGGATGATCACCGGCATGATCCGGTCGTAGCGCACCGAAGACTGGATCGGCTCCAGCACACGCCAGGTGCCGGGCGTGCGCGGCAGGCACAGCACCTGCAGCCGCCCCTGGCGCAGCAGCCGCAGCGCCTCGTTGCCATCGGCCACCCAGATGCTGCCCACATAGGTGCGGCGCGGCGCGACCGCGATCGCGCAGTCGAGCAGCGCACCCTCGATATCGCCCGTGAGCGTACGATTGGGCCGCAGCTTGAGGATATGGGCGCGCAGCATCAGCCCGTTGCGCAGC
This window encodes:
- a CDS encoding cytochrome P450 — encoded protein: MSSGHAAAARAIQIARAAVFLLWCRAGRRNAMAVADLPLPPGSDGMPVVGEMNHWWLDPLGFAQERHARYGPVFRTHLLGRPCAVLLGPEANRFILGSHTHLFSSRDGWSRTLTALIGDGLSLIDGAQHRRHRSMIMPALHATAVPRYLGLMQRLVEAHADVWLRAGEIRLFDGFKHLSFAVAAGAILGLPDGPQARAFAHEFHVFSRGLFAFPAWRLPFLPFGRAWGAAQDLRRTLAGIITERRRRPDDSMLSMLIAARDADGQGFSDAELVDELLVLLWAGHDTITSLLTWACYELLRHPAELAGLRAELAATLGEAPLRAEQLRQLPYLDRALREAERLHPPAPGGFRGVVEEFAYGGYRIPKGWTVMYSSVFTHMMPELWREPERFDPERFAPPREEGRHPFHLIGFGGGPRVCVGLAFAQLQMRVVLAHLLRRLDLALVPGQSFRAVPVPTKMPWDGLRVTVRPRR
- a CDS encoding MarR family transcriptional regulator is translated as MNDEISYQIIMLAHSHRQRCEENLKKIGLYAAQEHILFLLHEEDGLTATQLAARFRVGLATIGKSLQRMERAGLVVRRPDPEDRRALQVFLTEEGRALYAPAQQVWQDLAACTVRGMSDVEKVLFLRLLQQSVANLGEE
- a CDS encoding NADP-dependent oxidoreductase, encoding MGDMKAIVVEGYGDVGVLELKQIPQPEPGEGEVLVRVHAVGVNAIDWKIRSGAMQRMMPVSFPWVPGVELAGVVERVGPGVAGFSVGQEVFGRANAGAYAEYCVAPATTLAPKPPSLTFVEAATIPIGASTAWQALFDEGGLQPGQRVLILGGSGGVGMFGVQFAHASGAQVLATTSTSNVEFVRSLGADTVIDYTQTPAVPVEDVDLLFDAVGGATAASAMAALKRGGRFVSIVNPPDGAQAESLGVKASFFSMRASAEQLDTWSQMLERGELRTLVGAVFPLSEAAQAHAQSQRGHGRGRIVLQVV